The Nitrospira sp. genome contains a region encoding:
- a CDS encoding tyrosine-type recombinase/integrase → MTRPLVELVEQFCQYQLKQRGKTEGGVQTYRWNLEQFLLFGRARFGRVSRLSDLSKAVIQDWMDEMAARDLTLGTIRSRQSTLSSLCSWLVKREVIPANPIAGMDRPPHRIEPPKQVPTPALMDALIEAARKRQRPRDVAIFLILRFSGMRRESVATLQARHLDALWGLRRVRVKGGKTRDIPLPEPVMRYLHAYVAQVLTPSVTTVAPETPLFWSVWGRRSIGKHRAPMTGKNIWRLCKLYGRMIGYPMLKPHDLRHGVAMEVLEQRHDLEQVRALLGHSRIDTTQIYTMIRPAQLKQAVSFYEEPARQMLESFRSDHDSMFEEHLHVPQTRSLKLQ, encoded by the coding sequence ATGACCCGACCGTTAGTGGAATTGGTGGAGCAGTTTTGTCAGTACCAACTCAAACAGCGAGGGAAGACAGAAGGAGGGGTGCAGACCTATCGCTGGAATTTGGAGCAGTTTCTCCTCTTCGGACGCGCACGCTTCGGACGAGTCTCAAGACTCTCAGACTTGTCCAAGGCGGTGATTCAGGACTGGATGGATGAGATGGCTGCACGGGATCTCACACTGGGCACAATCCGAAGTCGACAGTCGACGTTATCCAGCTTGTGTTCCTGGCTGGTGAAGCGCGAGGTCATACCAGCGAATCCGATCGCCGGGATGGATCGACCTCCGCATCGGATCGAGCCGCCCAAGCAGGTGCCGACGCCGGCCCTGATGGATGCGTTGATCGAAGCGGCCAGAAAACGGCAGCGGCCTCGTGATGTCGCGATCTTCCTGATTCTGCGTTTCTCAGGCATGCGTCGAGAATCCGTCGCAACTCTCCAAGCCAGACACTTGGATGCGCTCTGGGGATTGCGGCGTGTGCGGGTGAAGGGCGGAAAGACGCGAGACATTCCGTTACCCGAACCCGTGATGCGGTACCTGCATGCGTATGTTGCGCAAGTTCTCACGCCGTCCGTCACAACGGTCGCACCGGAGACACCGTTATTCTGGTCCGTGTGGGGTCGCCGGTCCATCGGGAAGCATCGTGCTCCGATGACTGGGAAAAACATCTGGCGGTTGTGCAAACTCTATGGACGGATGATCGGCTATCCCATGTTGAAGCCGCATGATCTGCGCCATGGCGTCGCCATGGAAGTGTTGGAGCAGCGACATGACTTAGAGCAGGTACGCGCTCTACTTGGGCATTCGCGCATCGATACCACGCAGATCTACACCATGATTCGTCCGGCGCAACTGAAGCAAGCGGTGTCGTTTTATGAGGAGCCTGCGCGGCAAATGCTGGAGAGTTTTCGGAGTGACCATGACTCCATGTTCGAGGAACATTTGCATGTTCCTCAAACACGGAGTCTAAAACTTCAATAA
- a CDS encoding helix-turn-helix domain-containing protein: MKGTSHDHRVSVRELAALLQVSTDTIRRAYRRGDLPAIRVKTALRFDLEEVRRLMQRQAEAYWSARRCAASGARRMPIEAQPPA; encoded by the coding sequence ATGAAGGGGACATCCCACGATCACCGTGTGTCGGTTCGAGAATTGGCTGCACTACTGCAGGTCAGTACCGATACCATTCGACGGGCCTACCGAAGAGGAGACCTCCCCGCGATCCGCGTGAAGACCGCGCTCCGGTTCGACCTGGAGGAAGTCCGTCGCCTGATGCAACGACAGGCCGAGGCCTACTGGAGCGCCCGGCGATGCGCCGCGAGCGGCGCACGCCGGATGCCTATCGAGGCCCAGCCCCCCGCTTAG
- a CDS encoding DUF4325 domain-containing protein encodes MDHVIKIPNHYSFMDHEVYDFDRALSIYEWNIKSSAVAIDMSQCLTANYQALSLVVLYLWHLRANNCHITVRFRDDKKGASQMWRWMGATGWSQVLNSEQQNFRSTDMKPLIALRNKPDFEVALAKLDAYTKGFNVEYEKTLRYVLSELMYNTLEHGKKFAKLSHQDKRIPSIIEFTWYKLRNELHFVVADIGMGIKKHLEQSFGPFETDEEAIRMALRPQVSGTFAVKDPYLNKDNAGVGLFISSNIIKRLNADMHIVSGHGVVHVSPVDVTGQTLNYFWPGTFVLIKVKLEQEMNLNLHSIMAELREVADEEISRAETAESSNRQLVVVENYFGKHAEDKEAAIAHRNRYLLPAIADGRSILIDFNNVVNAPHSFLSALLATPIKRLGMEAYKRIKIVNASPEIRETIDFILDENTSDN; translated from the coding sequence ATGGACCACGTAATCAAGATCCCAAACCACTACAGTTTCATGGACCACGAGGTCTATGATTTTGACAGGGCTCTATCCATTTACGAATGGAATATAAAGTCTTCAGCGGTAGCCATAGATATGAGCCAATGCCTTACTGCCAATTACCAGGCGCTTTCTCTGGTAGTACTGTATCTGTGGCATCTACGAGCCAATAACTGCCACATCACAGTGCGCTTTCGAGATGATAAAAAAGGCGCTTCTCAGATGTGGCGATGGATGGGAGCTACAGGCTGGTCTCAAGTGCTAAATAGCGAACAACAGAACTTTCGAAGCACAGATATGAAGCCTCTTATAGCCCTTAGAAACAAGCCTGACTTTGAGGTGGCGCTAGCAAAGCTTGACGCTTACACGAAAGGCTTCAATGTCGAATACGAGAAAACATTGCGCTATGTCTTATCAGAGCTGATGTACAACACCCTCGAGCACGGTAAAAAATTTGCAAAACTCTCGCACCAGGACAAACGGATTCCATCGATCATAGAATTCACCTGGTACAAACTTAGAAATGAGCTTCATTTTGTCGTCGCTGATATTGGAATGGGCATTAAGAAGCATCTTGAGCAATCATTTGGGCCTTTCGAAACTGACGAAGAGGCAATTCGAATGGCCCTTCGCCCACAGGTTTCTGGAACCTTCGCCGTGAAGGATCCTTACCTTAATAAAGACAACGCTGGCGTTGGTCTTTTCATTTCTAGCAACATCATCAAGAGACTAAATGCTGACATGCATATCGTTTCAGGGCATGGTGTAGTACATGTATCACCCGTCGATGTGACAGGACAAACTCTCAACTATTTCTGGCCAGGGACGTTTGTACTTATCAAAGTGAAGCTTGAGCAAGAGATGAATCTGAATCTTCATTCTATTATGGCTGAGTTAAGAGAAGTAGCCGACGAAGAGATCTCTAGGGCCGAAACAGCAGAATCCTCTAATCGGCAACTCGTGGTTGTGGAAAACTACTTCGGCAAACATGCAGAAGATAAGGAGGCTGCAATTGCTCATCGCAATCGCTATCTGCTTCCAGCCATAGCTGATGGTCGTTCAATCTTAATTGACTTCAATAACGTTGTTAATGCACCTCATAGCTTTCTCAGCGCTCTGCTCGCTACTCCTATAAAACGATTAGGCATGGAGGCTTACAAGAGGATCAAGATCGTAAATGCGAGTCCAGAGATCAGAGAAACCATCGATTTTATATTAGATGAGAATACTTCAGATAATTAG
- a CDS encoding DNA adenine methylase, whose protein sequence is MRYYSPLRYPGGKGRLAPFIRQVFIDNAICEGTYIEPYAGGAAIALELVMTEYAKEAWINDIDPAIYAFWHSALNESSDLIKRVKHVPLTISEWYRQRQIYIGPKPQDSISLGFATLFLNRVNRSGILNAGVIGGFSQTGNWLIDARFNRDELIDRLYRLAQYRHRIHLFNLDAEQFLKETPIPKRSLVYMDPPYFHKAQRLYRNHYAEADHSRIAELALRMRSTHWIVSYDDAPEILRLYPKKRFIRYALNYSAQDKRSGAELMFFSNRLKYPDTNNPALFQKRA, encoded by the coding sequence ATGCGCTATTACTCACCACTAAGGTATCCAGGAGGAAAAGGCAGACTTGCCCCATTCATTAGGCAAGTGTTCATCGATAATGCCATCTGTGAAGGCACCTACATTGAACCGTACGCTGGAGGGGCAGCTATCGCACTTGAATTAGTCATGACAGAGTACGCAAAAGAGGCCTGGATAAATGACATCGACCCAGCTATCTATGCTTTCTGGCATTCTGCCTTAAATGAATCCTCCGACCTTATTAAGAGGGTTAAACACGTCCCCCTCACAATTTCCGAATGGTATCGACAACGCCAGATTTATATAGGGCCAAAACCTCAGGACAGCATCTCCTTGGGTTTTGCAACGTTGTTCCTCAACCGAGTTAATCGGTCTGGCATACTTAACGCTGGTGTCATCGGCGGATTTTCTCAAACGGGCAACTGGCTAATTGACGCAAGGTTTAATCGCGATGAATTAATTGACCGGCTTTATCGATTGGCTCAATACAGACATCGCATTCACCTATTCAATCTCGATGCAGAGCAATTTCTGAAAGAGACTCCAATTCCCAAACGATCGCTTGTCTATATGGACCCTCCGTACTTCCACAAAGCACAACGTCTGTACCGAAACCACTATGCAGAAGCAGACCATTCACGAATCGCCGAGTTAGCTCTACGGATGCGGAGTACTCACTGGATTGTGTCCTATGATGACGCACCTGAAATCCTCAGACTCTACCCCAAGAAAAGGTTTATCCGTTACGCGCTAAACTATAGCGCACAAGACAAGCGTAGTGGCGCAGAGCTGATGTTTTTCAGCAACAGACTTAAGTATCCTGACACAAACAACCCTGCACTGTTTCAAAAGCGGGCATGA
- a CDS encoding IS3 family transposase (programmed frameshift), translating to MTQRRRFSTEYKREAVAMLETPGVTVNQIAAELGIGSTVLGRWRRELRQHSSQAFTGNGRSRDEEVSQLRRELARVTKERDLFARSGHVLRERVAMKYRLIERCRKTFPIRLMCRCLQVSTSGYYSWVTRPASPRAQENARLLAHMRDVHTQHDGVIGSPRMWEELRYAGERCGRHRVARFMRQAGLQGIPQRRRWRRKASGVPPVGTQNHVARDCTAPAPNTKWVTDITYICTAEHWLYLGVVLDLYSGLVGGWSMSPRQDRQLVVQAVLMAIWQRPLHTPVILHSDRGCQFTSEEYQQFLAAHHIICSMSAVGSCADNAAAESFFGVLKRERVNRRPYRTRAEARADIVEYIERWHNPRQRRRLEQQRQGEKRLTHLSVETG from the exons ATGACACAGAGGCGGAGATTCTCAACGGAGTACAAGCGAGAAGCCGTGGCGATGCTGGAGACACCGGGCGTGACGGTCAACCAGATTGCTGCGGAGCTCGGCATCGGATCGACGGTCTTAGGGCGCTGGCGACGGGAGTTGCGCCAGCATTCGTCGCAGGCCTTCACGGGCAACGGGCGATCCCGCGATGAGGAGGTCAGCCAGCTCCGGCGCGAGTTGGCGCGGGTGACGAAGGAGCGGGATT TGTTTGCGCGAAGCGGCCACGTTCTTCGCGAGCGCGTCGCGATGAAGTACCGGTTGATTGAGCGGTGCCGCAAGACCTTTCCCATCCGATTGATGTGTCGCTGTTTACAGGTGTCGACCAGTGGGTATTATAGCTGGGTGACACGCCCAGCGAGTCCCCGCGCTCAGGAGAACGCCCGGCTCCTGGCGCACATGCGGGACGTGCACACCCAGCATGATGGGGTGATCGGGAGTCCACGGATGTGGGAGGAACTCCGCTATGCGGGCGAGCGGTGTGGCCGGCACCGGGTGGCGCGCTTCATGCGCCAGGCTGGTTTGCAGGGCATACCCCAGCGGCGACGCTGGAGGCGGAAGGCCTCAGGTGTCCCGCCGGTCGGGACGCAGAATCATGTGGCACGGGACTGTACTGCTCCGGCCCCCAACACCAAATGGGTCACGGACATCACATACATTTGCACGGCCGAGCACTGGTTGTATCTCGGTGTGGTGCTGGATCTGTATTCCGGCCTCGTGGGGGGCTGGTCGATGAGTCCCCGGCAGGATCGCCAACTCGTCGTCCAGGCGGTGTTGATGGCGATATGGCAGCGCCCCCTCCACACGCCAGTCATTCTCCACTCCGATCGGGGCTGTCAGTTTACCTCGGAGGAGTATCAACAGTTTCTCGCTGCCCACCACATTATCTGTAGCATGAGTGCCGTGGGCAGTTGTGCCGACAACGCGGCAGCCGAAAGTTTCTTTGGCGTCCTCAAGCGAGAGCGGGTGAACCGGCGGCCGTACCGAACCAGGGCCGAGGCGAGAGCAGATATCGTTGAGTACATCGAGCGCTGGCATAATCCCCGCCAGCGGCGGCGTCTCGAACAGCAGCGCCAAGGGGAGAAACGCTTAACTCACCTGTCCGTGGAAACGGGGTAG
- a CDS encoding regulator codes for MTASKPAIWVPGDWNALFGFGTNILLNLLVLTGLLRFVLKMPDNLVFGRILPACGLMLFMSTMYYAWLAYQLAKTTGRNDVTALPSGTSVPHMFVVVFVIMLPIALQTGDPIKGWEAGLTWVFVQSFVLMIGGFIAPWIRKVTPRAALLGTLAGVSIAFISMRPALEMFMTPLIGLICFAIILVSWLGGVRYFKGIPAGLVAIAFGTLIAWGSTALGLNYGGMTLDKLVGSFSNFGFSVPIPSLGHVFAGFEYLGIILVTAIPFGIYDLVEAVDNVESAAAAGDSFPTTRVLTADGIISLIGCLMGNPFILAVYIGQPGWKAIGGRIGYSAATGMLVIVLAWFGIISVMMALIPVVAIAPILLYIGMLIGSQAFLETPRTHAPAIILGLVPHVAAWGKLQIEGALGAAGTNVAAVGLDKLGQVGVLYHGLQVIGGGAILGGLVLTSIAVFVIDRSFHKAGVFALVGAVFTFFGFMHGEAIGFAQSPVVALAYLGVAGVMFGCAQYATTEPPAVEAHPHSAVVQAG; via the coding sequence ATGACCGCGAGCAAGCCTGCCATCTGGGTACCCGGAGACTGGAACGCCTTGTTCGGATTCGGCACCAATATCTTGCTCAATCTGCTGGTCCTCACCGGCCTGCTGCGATTTGTGCTGAAGATGCCGGACAACCTCGTCTTCGGCCGCATTCTTCCGGCCTGCGGTCTAATGCTGTTCATGAGTACCATGTACTACGCATGGCTCGCGTATCAACTAGCCAAGACAACCGGACGCAACGATGTCACCGCCCTCCCCTCAGGCACCAGTGTGCCACATATGTTCGTGGTGGTATTCGTGATCATGCTGCCGATTGCCCTGCAAACCGGCGATCCGATCAAGGGATGGGAAGCAGGCCTGACCTGGGTGTTCGTTCAGAGCTTCGTGCTCATGATCGGCGGCTTCATTGCACCATGGATCCGCAAAGTCACACCCCGCGCAGCACTGCTCGGGACACTGGCCGGTGTTTCCATTGCGTTCATTTCCATGCGTCCGGCTCTGGAAATGTTCATGACGCCGCTGATCGGGCTTATCTGCTTCGCAATCATCCTCGTCAGCTGGCTGGGCGGAGTGCGTTACTTCAAGGGCATCCCGGCGGGGCTGGTGGCCATTGCTTTCGGCACCCTGATTGCGTGGGGCTCCACTGCGTTGGGTCTGAACTATGGCGGGATGACCCTAGACAAGTTGGTCGGCTCCTTCTCGAATTTTGGTTTTTCGGTTCCAATACCCTCACTCGGTCACGTATTTGCCGGTTTTGAATATCTGGGCATCATCTTGGTCACCGCCATCCCGTTCGGGATCTACGATCTGGTGGAAGCCGTCGACAATGTCGAAAGTGCCGCCGCAGCCGGCGACAGTTTTCCGACCACGCGCGTACTCACCGCCGACGGCATCATCAGCCTGATCGGCTGCCTGATGGGCAATCCGTTCATCCTCGCCGTCTACATCGGCCAGCCGGGCTGGAAAGCGATCGGCGGTCGCATCGGCTATTCAGCAGCAACCGGCATGCTGGTCATCGTGTTGGCATGGTTCGGCATCATTTCAGTCATGATGGCACTCATCCCGGTTGTAGCTATCGCGCCGATCCTGCTCTACATCGGCATGCTGATCGGCTCGCAAGCCTTCCTGGAAACGCCGCGCACTCACGCGCCGGCCATCATCCTCGGGCTGGTCCCGCATGTCGCCGCATGGGGCAAACTGCAGATTGAAGGCGCGCTGGGTGCCGCCGGTACCAATGTTGCCGCCGTCGGACTCGACAAACTCGGTCAGGTCGGCGTCCTCTACCACGGGCTACAGGTCATCGGCGGTGGCGCGATTCTCGGCGGGCTGGTGCTGACATCGATCGCCGTGTTCGTGATCGACCGATCATTTCACAAGGCAGGCGTGTTTGCCCTCGTTGGTGCCGTGTTCACATTCTTCGGATTCATGCATGGGGAGGCGATCGGCTTCGCTCAATCACCGGTTGTCGCCCTCGCCTATTTGGGTGTCGCAGGCGTCATGTTCGGGTGTGCACAATACGCGACCACCGAACCACCGGCCGTCGAAGCGCATCCGCACAGCGCCGTTGTTCAAGCTGGTTGA
- a CDS encoding deoxyhypusine synthase family protein, translating into MATREFHDGASDGLEALEPLDPDKITSFTDLLEAMGKTAFGGRHLGKAFDVLRAMIEDPDCHVVMTLSGAMTIAKMGKIITKMIDEGMVQCIISTGALMAHGLSESVGKTHYRHDPSMSDEELFRKGYNRVYDTLEMEANLNYVEQVVTQTLKRLDHDRPLSSETLTRELGKTLAEEFGGDGILKSAYLKKVPVFIPAFTDSEVGLDVGTWAMAREVDRARSRAGQGGDLAVLRAIHQSCPSFNPYLDLNSYADHVLSAKRLGIFTIGGGVPRNWAQQVGPYIEIGNLRLGLTVKPPRFHYGVRICPEPDYWGGLSGCTYQEGLSWGKFVTPNDGGRFAEVLSDATVVWPLLMMGILEKKKAGAVDRVGDR; encoded by the coding sequence ATGGCAACGCGCGAGTTTCATGATGGTGCCAGTGACGGGTTGGAAGCGCTTGAACCGCTTGATCCCGACAAGATCACCTCGTTCACCGATTTGCTCGAAGCCATGGGCAAGACCGCCTTCGGGGGACGGCATCTCGGCAAAGCGTTCGACGTACTCCGGGCAATGATCGAGGACCCTGACTGCCACGTCGTCATGACGTTGTCCGGTGCGATGACGATCGCCAAGATGGGGAAGATCATCACGAAGATGATCGATGAAGGAATGGTGCAATGCATCATCTCGACCGGAGCGCTGATGGCTCACGGCCTCAGTGAATCGGTCGGCAAGACGCATTACCGGCATGACCCGTCGATGAGTGACGAAGAGCTCTTTAGGAAGGGGTACAATCGCGTCTACGATACGCTGGAAATGGAAGCGAACCTGAATTATGTCGAGCAGGTGGTGACCCAGACGTTGAAACGTCTCGATCACGATCGGCCGCTTTCATCAGAAACCCTGACAAGGGAACTCGGCAAGACGTTGGCGGAGGAATTCGGCGGCGACGGAATCCTGAAAAGCGCTTACCTGAAAAAGGTGCCCGTGTTTATTCCTGCGTTCACCGATTCAGAGGTAGGACTCGACGTGGGAACGTGGGCGATGGCGCGGGAAGTTGATCGGGCACGATCACGTGCAGGACAAGGAGGTGACTTGGCCGTCTTGCGAGCCATTCATCAATCTTGCCCGTCGTTCAATCCCTATCTCGATCTCAATAGCTATGCGGACCATGTTCTTTCGGCCAAACGACTCGGAATTTTTACGATCGGAGGGGGCGTCCCACGGAACTGGGCTCAACAGGTCGGACCCTACATCGAAATCGGCAATCTTCGTTTGGGGCTCACCGTGAAACCCCCGCGATTCCATTACGGAGTGAGAATTTGTCCAGAGCCGGACTATTGGGGTGGTCTCAGCGGCTGCACGTATCAAGAAGGGCTTTCTTGGGGAAAATTCGTCACACCGAATGACGGGGGACGATTCGCTGAAGTGTTGAGCGATGCGACGGTGGTATGGCCCCTGTTGATGATGGGGATTTTGGAGAAAAAGAAAGCCGGGGCTGTGGATCGGGTGGGCGATCGATGA
- a CDS encoding thioredoxin domain-containing protein, with translation MMGRRLIQSIICGGLLWCSVVFAGDSLEADVRMRGQANAPVTLIEYSDFTCGYCLKFFKDTWPRIQARYVDTGKVRFVYRDFPRADQGPGVDAATAARCAGAQGKYWAMHDRLFAERGRLDKDVYLRHTAALGLDQSAFERCVKDGRYSKSIFEDRQEANRWGFHGTPGFILMKTASEPTDKEPAVAIPGAFPFEMFAEEIDRLLASVQQ, from the coding sequence ATGATGGGGCGACGATTGATTCAGTCTATCATTTGCGGTGGCCTCTTGTGGTGCTCCGTTGTCTTTGCCGGGGATTCGCTTGAGGCCGATGTTCGGATGAGGGGACAAGCGAATGCGCCTGTGACGTTGATCGAATACTCAGACTTCACATGCGGATATTGCTTGAAATTTTTCAAGGATACGTGGCCGCGCATCCAGGCCCGCTATGTGGATACCGGGAAAGTGCGATTCGTCTATCGAGATTTCCCTCGTGCGGATCAGGGCCCGGGTGTTGACGCCGCCACGGCGGCGCGCTGTGCCGGCGCGCAGGGAAAATACTGGGCGATGCACGACCGCTTGTTTGCCGAAAGAGGCCGACTCGACAAGGACGTCTATCTCCGGCATACAGCGGCACTCGGTCTTGATCAGTCCGCGTTTGAACGGTGCGTGAAGGACGGGCGATACAGCAAATCGATCTTTGAAGATCGGCAGGAGGCCAATCGGTGGGGGTTTCATGGAACTCCGGGCTTCATTCTCATGAAAACGGCCAGTGAGCCGACGGACAAAGAGCCGGCCGTCGCGATCCCCGGAGCGTTTCCATTCGAGATGTTCGCGGAAGAGATTGACCGGCTTCTGGCAAGTGTTCAGCAGTAG
- a CDS encoding aldehyde dehydrogenase family protein, protein MQESRPFLVHGQWKHGEAAASVVDPFTGQLIAEVAQATEADVDQAIASTYSAAATMGQLPSHARYHILQQIAALIYRRRDEFARTITMEAGKPISDAKREVSRAVQTFTVAAEEARRIAGEVVPLDWTPGFDTHLGVLRRFPIGPVLGITPFNFPLNLVAHKVAPALASGNSILIKPAPQTPLTALLLGEVAMEAGLPAGGLNVVPCDNVLAERMVVDPRFKLLSFTGSASVGWMLKAKCGKKKITLELGGNAGVVIEPDADIELAAQRCAAGGFGYAGQTCISVQRIFVHHSIADLFTTKLLMHVARLKTGDPNDETTSIGPLIDHAAAQRVESWIGEAVTEGARVLLGGKRMGSLMEATVLSNVKLDMKVSCNEVFGPVVTVTPYRQLSEAVALLNQSDFGLQAGIFTQDINKVFYAFRHVEVGAVLANEIPTFRADHMPYGGVKDSGLGREGVRAAIEDMTEPRLLIMNLKEPSGQPEKSV, encoded by the coding sequence GTGCAGGAATCACGTCCGTTTCTGGTTCACGGTCAATGGAAGCACGGCGAGGCCGCGGCCTCTGTCGTTGATCCGTTCACCGGACAGCTCATCGCCGAGGTCGCCCAGGCGACGGAGGCCGATGTGGACCAGGCCATTGCATCCACCTACAGTGCGGCTGCGACCATGGGGCAACTCCCGTCGCATGCCCGATATCATATTCTCCAACAGATCGCCGCGCTGATTTATCGACGCCGAGACGAGTTTGCCCGGACGATCACCATGGAGGCGGGCAAGCCGATCTCCGATGCCAAGCGTGAAGTCAGCCGGGCGGTGCAGACTTTTACCGTCGCAGCCGAAGAAGCGAGGCGTATCGCGGGTGAGGTTGTGCCCCTGGATTGGACGCCCGGCTTCGATACGCATTTGGGTGTGCTGCGCCGTTTTCCGATTGGTCCCGTTCTCGGCATTACTCCGTTCAACTTTCCGCTGAATCTTGTGGCGCACAAAGTGGCGCCGGCGCTGGCTTCCGGCAATTCAATTCTGATCAAACCGGCTCCGCAAACTCCTTTAACCGCCCTCCTCCTTGGCGAGGTTGCGATGGAGGCGGGACTTCCTGCGGGCGGGCTCAATGTGGTGCCGTGCGACAATGTTCTTGCCGAGCGGATGGTCGTGGATCCGCGGTTCAAGTTGCTCAGTTTCACGGGAAGCGCCTCGGTCGGATGGATGTTGAAGGCAAAGTGCGGGAAGAAAAAAATAACACTGGAGCTCGGCGGCAACGCCGGCGTTGTGATCGAGCCGGATGCCGACATTGAACTTGCGGCACAGCGTTGCGCCGCCGGAGGATTTGGGTACGCCGGCCAGACGTGTATTTCGGTGCAACGAATCTTCGTTCACCATTCGATCGCCGATTTGTTTACGACCAAGCTCCTCATGCATGTCGCCCGGTTAAAGACCGGAGATCCGAACGACGAGACGACGAGCATCGGCCCTCTCATCGACCACGCGGCCGCCCAACGGGTGGAAAGTTGGATCGGCGAAGCTGTGACAGAAGGGGCGCGCGTCCTGTTGGGAGGCAAGCGGATGGGCTCCTTGATGGAGGCGACGGTACTGTCGAATGTGAAGCTCGACATGAAGGTCTCGTGCAACGAGGTGTTTGGACCGGTCGTCACCGTCACTCCGTATCGTCAATTGAGCGAAGCCGTGGCACTGCTGAATCAATCCGATTTCGGGTTGCAGGCCGGCATTTTCACGCAGGACATCAACAAGGTTTTTTACGCCTTCCGTCATGTGGAAGTCGGCGCCGTCTTGGCGAATGAAATTCCCACGTTTCGAGCGGATCATATGCCCTATGGAGGCGTCAAAGATTCCGGATTAGGGCGAGAGGGTGTTCGCGCGGCGATTGAAGATATGACGGAGCCGCGGTTGTTGATCATGAACCTCAAAGAGCCGTCGGGCCAACCCGAAAAAAGTGTCTAG
- a CDS encoding arginine decarboxylase, pyruvoyl-dependent gives MMVPTHMFLTRGVGVHKEKLASFEEALRSAGVAYCNLVSVSSILPPNCKIIPRKRGEKLLKPGEITFCVMARSETNERNQLVSASVGLAKPTDRGTYGYLSEHHAHGETDEETGEYTEDLAAQMLATTLGVEFDPNVAWKEREQVFKMGGKIVRTLNITQSAVGKKGKWTTVIALAVFIPAENVPNRSRK, from the coding sequence ATGATGGTACCTACGCATATGTTTTTAACGAGAGGGGTGGGGGTCCACAAAGAAAAATTGGCCTCCTTCGAAGAAGCGTTGCGTAGCGCCGGTGTGGCCTATTGCAACCTCGTCAGCGTCTCTTCCATCCTTCCACCGAATTGTAAAATCATCCCCCGAAAGCGCGGTGAAAAGCTGTTGAAACCCGGAGAGATTACGTTTTGCGTCATGGCCCGCTCCGAGACCAACGAACGAAACCAACTGGTTTCGGCTTCGGTCGGCCTCGCCAAACCCACTGATCGAGGTACCTATGGGTATCTCTCAGAGCATCATGCTCACGGTGAGACGGATGAGGAAACCGGGGAGTATACGGAAGATCTCGCCGCACAAATGCTGGCGACGACGTTAGGAGTTGAATTCGATCCGAATGTCGCCTGGAAAGAGCGCGAACAGGTGTTCAAGATGGGCGGAAAAATCGTGCGAACGCTGAATATCACCCAGTCGGCAGTCGGCAAGAAGGGGAAGTGGACAACGGTCATCGCGCTGGCGGTCTTCATTCCGGCTGAGAATGTGCCCAACCGCTCTCGCAAGTAA